One Halorientalis litorea DNA segment encodes these proteins:
- a CDS encoding STAS/SEC14 domain-containing protein, translating into MPDRLDGEAGAYEIRLDEDVGASAVTWRDDIDGEQYREGMDRLLEHVERHDVSDILFDSREQGRQTQADREWTIEDWQPRAVDAGVERVAVVYPTDPVARQTVDMAARKKTVPDMDRLFTSDIEAARNWLRIL; encoded by the coding sequence ATGCCAGACCGTCTCGACGGGGAAGCGGGGGCCTACGAAATCCGACTGGACGAGGATGTCGGTGCTTCCGCCGTCACGTGGCGTGACGATATCGACGGGGAGCAGTACCGTGAGGGGATGGATCGGTTGCTCGAACACGTCGAGCGACACGACGTGTCGGACATTCTGTTCGACAGCCGTGAGCAGGGACGACAGACGCAAGCGGACCGAGAGTGGACTATCGAGGACTGGCAGCCACGTGCCGTCGATGCCGGCGTCGAACGCGTGGCCGTCGTCTATCCCACCGACCCCGTGGCTCGACAGACGGTTGATATGGCCGCTCGGAAGAAAACCGTCCCCGACATGGACCGACTGTTCACTAGCGACATAGAGGCGGCCCGCAACTGGTTGCGTATCCTCTGA
- the trpE gene encoding anthranilate synthase component I, with amino-acid sequence MDITRGEFVALADGSEGAPEGHADPGRPAVVRVAATLGVDVEPLAAYAALTGRTTEADPAPYAFLLESAEKVASSDPDGAFAPVREERHARYSFVGYDPEAVVTVDTDGADVRTFDDRYAGHVTPDATADGDPDAVSSLRETLPDATLRGFGNGDRQHLDGGLVGFLSYDAVYDMWLDEVGLDHPESRMPDAQFVLNTKTLVFDEVEGTVSLVFTPLVTPDENAGERYDELRAEAERVASLLSGDTTVETGGFAYEGETAGPREEYEAAVEQAKEHVLDGDIYQGVISRKRELTGDVDPLGFYEALRAVNPSPYMYLLGYDDLTIVGASPETLISVKGDRIVSNPIAGTCDRGSSPVEDRRLAGEMLADGKERAEHTMLVDLARNDVRRVAEPGSVRVEEFMNVLKYSHVQHIESTVTGTLADDADAFDATRAAFPAGTLSGAPKIRAMEIIDDLEPTARGVYGGGVGYYSWTGDTDFAIVIRTATVEHGVSPANRAGDATDRITVQAGAGIVADSDPESEYYETEKKMDGVLTALDRIADATVEADTHPEASGDADTAGEREVPR; translated from the coding sequence ATGGACATCACCCGCGGCGAGTTCGTGGCACTGGCCGACGGGAGCGAGGGCGCGCCGGAGGGTCACGCCGACCCCGGCCGCCCCGCCGTCGTCCGCGTCGCGGCCACGCTCGGCGTGGACGTGGAGCCACTCGCCGCCTACGCCGCGCTGACCGGCCGGACCACCGAGGCGGACCCCGCGCCGTACGCCTTCCTGCTGGAGAGTGCCGAGAAGGTGGCCTCCAGCGACCCCGACGGAGCCTTCGCACCGGTCCGTGAGGAACGCCACGCCCGGTATTCCTTCGTCGGATACGACCCCGAGGCCGTGGTGACCGTCGACACCGACGGGGCCGACGTGCGGACGTTCGACGACCGCTACGCCGGGCACGTCACGCCCGACGCCACCGCGGACGGCGACCCCGACGCCGTCTCCTCTCTCCGGGAGACACTCCCGGACGCGACGCTTCGCGGGTTCGGCAACGGTGACCGTCAGCACTTGGACGGCGGCCTCGTGGGGTTCCTCTCCTACGACGCCGTCTACGATATGTGGCTCGACGAGGTAGGACTGGACCACCCCGAGTCCCGGATGCCGGACGCACAGTTCGTCCTGAACACGAAGACGCTCGTCTTCGACGAGGTCGAGGGCACCGTCTCGCTGGTGTTCACACCGCTCGTCACGCCGGACGAGAACGCCGGCGAACGGTACGACGAACTCCGCGCCGAGGCCGAGCGCGTCGCGTCGCTGCTGTCGGGCGACACGACCGTCGAGACCGGCGGCTTCGCCTACGAGGGCGAGACCGCTGGCCCGCGCGAGGAGTACGAGGCGGCCGTCGAGCAGGCCAAAGAGCACGTCCTCGACGGTGACATCTATCAGGGTGTCATCTCGCGCAAGCGCGAACTCACCGGCGACGTGGACCCGCTGGGCTTCTACGAGGCTCTGCGCGCGGTCAACCCCTCGCCGTACATGTACCTGCTCGGGTACGACGACCTGACGATAGTCGGGGCCAGTCCCGAGACCCTCATCTCGGTGAAGGGCGACCGCATCGTCTCGAACCCCATCGCGGGCACCTGCGACCGCGGGTCCAGTCCAGTCGAGGACCGCCGACTCGCGGGCGAGATGCTCGCGGACGGGAAAGAGCGGGCGGAACACACGATGCTGGTCGACCTCGCGCGCAACGACGTGCGTCGCGTGGCCGAACCCGGGTCCGTCCGCGTCGAGGAGTTCATGAACGTCCTCAAGTACAGCCACGTCCAGCACATCGAGTCGACGGTGACGGGGACGCTGGCAGACGACGCCGACGCCTTCGACGCGACGCGGGCGGCTTTCCCCGCGGGAACGCTCTCGGGCGCGCCCAAGATTCGCGCGATGGAGATTATCGACGACCTCGAACCGACGGCACGGGGCGTCTACGGCGGCGGCGTCGGCTACTACTCCTGGACCGGCGACACGGACTTCGCCATCGTCATCCGGACCGCGACGGTCGAACACGGCGTGTCGCCGGCGAACCGGGCGGGCGACGCCACCGACCGCATCACGGTCCAAGCCGGAGCGGGCATCGTCGCGGACAGCGACCCGGAGAGCGAGTATTACGAGACGGAGAAGAAGATGGACGGCGTGTTGACGGCACTCGACCGCATCGCGGACGCGACGGTGGAAGCCGACACACACCCGGAGGCGTCGGGCGACGCGGACACCGCCGGCGAACGGGAGGTGCCCCGATGA
- the trpG gene encoding anthranilate synthase component II: MSAAATDAEAARPRVLFVDNFDSFTYNLVEYVSEYADTDVVRNTVSLADVRAADPDAIVVSPGPGHPKNDRDVGVTNDVFTEISPEVPTLGVCLGLEAAVYAYGGTVGRAPEPIHGKAFDIHHDGQGVFEGLENPVQGGRYHSLVATEVPDCFDVTATCESEAGDLVMGIRHREYPIECVQFHPESVLTAAGHDVVENFLAGI; this comes from the coding sequence ATGAGTGCCGCCGCCACGGACGCCGAGGCGGCCCGGCCCCGGGTCCTCTTCGTCGACAACTTCGATTCGTTCACGTACAACCTCGTGGAGTACGTCAGCGAGTACGCCGACACCGACGTCGTCCGCAACACCGTCTCGCTCGCGGACGTACGTGCGGCCGACCCCGACGCAATCGTCGTCAGTCCCGGCCCGGGACACCCGAAGAACGACCGCGACGTGGGCGTGACCAACGACGTGTTCACCGAAATCAGTCCCGAGGTACCCACGCTGGGCGTCTGTCTCGGACTGGAGGCGGCCGTCTACGCCTACGGCGGAACGGTCGGCCGCGCGCCCGAACCGATTCACGGGAAGGCCTTCGACATCCACCACGACGGACAGGGCGTGTTCGAAGGCCTCGAAAACCCCGTGCAGGGCGGCCGCTATCACTCGCTCGTCGCTACCGAGGTACCGGACTGCTTCGACGTGACCGCCACCTGCGAGAGCGAGGCTGGTGACCTCGTGATGGGGATTCGCCACCGCGAGTATCCTATCGAGTGCGTGCAGTTTCACCCGGAGTCGGTGCTGACGGCGGCGGGACACGATGTTGTCGAGAACTTCCTCGCGGGTATCTAG
- the trpD gene encoding anthranilate phosphoribosyltransferase, whose amino-acid sequence MQDYIERVTDGDDLTLAEARAAATQVFEDATEAQIGALLAALRAKGETEAEIAGFAQGMREAARTISPDRTPLVDTCGTGGDDHDTINVSTTSAIVASGAGVPIAKHGNYSVSSSSGSADVLEEVGVTVDADPAAVEQAIEDDGIGFMLAPVFHPAMKAVIGPRKELGMRTVFNVLGPLTNPAGADAQVLGVYDDALVPRIAQSVAHMPVDHALVVHGDGLDEIAIHGETTVAEVRGEDVEEYTLTPADMNLERHPIADVAGGSPAENAADLRGIVEGDVTGAKRDIILANAGAAIYIAGEADSLQAGVEAAREAIDSGGAAAKLDDLCSGQA is encoded by the coding sequence ATGCAGGACTACATCGAACGCGTGACCGACGGTGACGATTTGACGCTCGCCGAGGCACGTGCGGCGGCAACACAGGTGTTCGAGGACGCCACGGAGGCACAGATCGGCGCGCTGTTGGCGGCACTGCGCGCGAAAGGCGAGACGGAAGCCGAGATAGCCGGGTTCGCACAGGGGATGCGCGAGGCGGCACGGACCATCTCGCCCGACCGGACGCCGCTGGTCGACACCTGCGGGACGGGCGGCGACGACCACGACACTATCAACGTCTCGACGACGAGTGCCATCGTCGCAAGCGGTGCGGGCGTCCCCATCGCCAAACACGGCAACTACTCCGTCTCCTCTTCCTCCGGCAGTGCGGATGTCCTCGAAGAAGTCGGCGTGACCGTCGACGCCGACCCGGCGGCCGTCGAACAGGCCATCGAGGACGACGGTATCGGGTTCATGCTCGCGCCCGTGTTCCACCCGGCGATGAAGGCGGTCATCGGCCCGCGGAAGGAACTCGGGATGCGGACGGTGTTCAACGTCCTCGGCCCACTGACCAACCCCGCCGGGGCCGACGCGCAGGTGCTGGGCGTCTACGACGACGCCCTCGTCCCGCGCATCGCCCAGTCGGTGGCGCACATGCCCGTCGACCACGCGCTCGTCGTCCACGGCGACGGACTGGACGAAATCGCTATCCACGGCGAGACGACCGTCGCGGAAGTCCGCGGCGAGGACGTCGAGGAGTACACGCTCACGCCCGCAGACATGAACCTCGAACGCCACCCCATCGCGGACGTGGCCGGGGGGTCGCCCGCGGAGAACGCCGCCGACCTCCGCGGTATCGTCGAGGGGGACGTGACAGGCGCGAAACGGGACATCATCCTCGCGAACGCGGGCGCGGCGATTTACATCGCCGGCGAGGCCGACTCCCTGCAGGCCGGCGTCGAGGCGGCCCGCGAGGCCATCGACTCCGGCGGGGCCGCCGCGAAACTCGACGACCTCTGCTCGGGGCAGGCATGA
- a CDS encoding lycopene cyclase domain-containing protein, with product MLPDITVFGQYTYLVTELLWGCVAVALLAYSGAGKAALRTIAILYPFAYAWDWYTLEVGVFAIPLRTGVELLGIPIEEHIFMIVVPAMVVGAHESLRKLDDRRREDTTRAIGGE from the coding sequence GTGCTCCCGGATATCACCGTCTTCGGTCAGTACACGTACCTCGTCACGGAACTGTTGTGGGGGTGTGTCGCCGTCGCCCTCCTCGCGTACTCCGGGGCGGGGAAAGCGGCCCTCCGCACCATCGCCATCCTCTACCCGTTCGCGTACGCCTGGGACTGGTACACCCTCGAAGTCGGCGTGTTCGCCATCCCACTCCGAACCGGCGTCGAACTCCTCGGTATCCCCATCGAGGAACACATCTTCATGATCGTCGTGCCCGCGATGGTCGTCGGTGCCCACGAATCGCTCCGCAAACTCGACGACCGCCGGCGCGAGGACACCACGCGGGCCATCGGCGGGGAGTAG
- a CDS encoding phosphoribosylanthranilate isomerase → MTRVKICGITTEADLAAVVAAGADAVGVTAAVSVDTPREVAVERATTLLGTVPPFVTSVLVTMPDTVERAVELVETAAPDAVQLHGNLGPDAIERVRERASAQVLAAVDARATDVMAYADAADAVLVDSTDEQGGGGTGETHDWERTRALAEATDTPVVLAGGLTPTNVMQAVKTARPFAVDVASGVESEGGVKDHEAVETFIDRATRVRVGA, encoded by the coding sequence ATGACGCGCGTGAAAATCTGTGGTATCACTACCGAGGCGGACCTCGCTGCCGTCGTCGCGGCCGGGGCTGATGCGGTGGGCGTGACCGCCGCCGTGTCCGTCGACACGCCCCGCGAGGTAGCGGTCGAGCGGGCGACGACGCTCCTCGGAACAGTTCCGCCGTTCGTGACGAGCGTCCTCGTGACGATGCCCGACACCGTCGAGCGTGCGGTCGAACTGGTCGAGACGGCCGCTCCCGACGCGGTACAACTGCACGGGAACCTCGGCCCCGACGCCATCGAGCGGGTCCGTGAGCGTGCCTCTGCACAGGTTCTCGCCGCCGTCGACGCACGGGCCACGGACGTGATGGCCTACGCCGACGCCGCGGACGCGGTGCTCGTGGACTCGACAGACGAACAGGGCGGCGGCGGGACCGGCGAGACCCACGACTGGGAGCGGACGCGCGCGTTGGCCGAGGCGACCGACACGCCCGTCGTCCTCGCGGGCGGTCTCACGCCGACGAACGTGATGCAGGCGGTCAAGACGGCGCGCCCGTTCGCGGTGGACGTGGCGAGCGGCGTCGAGAGCGAGGGTGGGGTCAAAGACCACGAGGCGGTCGAGACGTTCATCGACCGGGCAACCCGCGTCCGGGTGGGAGCGTGA
- a CDS encoding CBS domain-containing protein, with the protein MDIADIATGDYVEVDAEERLGKIRSLFERENPRGIIVTDDGEYAGVIGQRQLVQSHVEDDTKAESLLVSAPKVERTDDVREVARVLVEGGTKVAPVFEAGRLWGIVTTNAILEAVLDHLDALTVEAIYTEDVVTVTEDTNIGRAINLLREHSISRVPVLDDAGLLSGILTTHDIVNVVIRDMDKTTVGERAGGNDRILDIPVYDEMASPVATTSLDESVDRSVERMLENDYTGLVVTPEDDDRKVEGILTKTDVLRALTYTEEEHMDVQITNVNLLDNISRDAIRTDIENVVDKYQKMQVRHSHVRFHEHKEKLRGTPLIQCQIRLRTTKGQMAGSGEGYGAKQAFNVALDKLERNVLELKGVQSDEEYRGQLLRKLGEL; encoded by the coding sequence ATGGATATTGCTGATATCGCGACTGGCGACTACGTCGAAGTCGATGCCGAGGAGCGACTGGGGAAGATTCGGTCGCTCTTCGAGCGCGAGAACCCGCGCGGCATCATCGTCACCGACGACGGTGAGTACGCGGGCGTCATCGGCCAGCGGCAACTCGTCCAGTCCCACGTCGAGGACGACACGAAGGCCGAGTCGTTGCTGGTCTCGGCCCCCAAGGTAGAGCGGACCGACGACGTACGCGAGGTGGCCCGCGTCCTCGTCGAGGGCGGCACGAAAGTCGCACCGGTGTTCGAGGCCGGCCGTCTGTGGGGTATCGTCACCACGAACGCGATTCTGGAAGCCGTACTCGACCACCTCGACGCGCTCACCGTCGAGGCCATCTACACCGAGGACGTCGTCACCGTCACCGAGGACACGAACATCGGGCGCGCTATCAATCTCCTGCGCGAACACAGTATCTCCCGGGTCCCCGTCCTCGACGACGCGGGACTTCTCTCGGGCATCCTCACGACGCACGACATCGTCAACGTCGTCATCCGTGACATGGACAAAACGACCGTGGGCGAACGGGCGGGCGGCAACGACCGCATCCTCGACATCCCCGTCTACGACGAGATGGCCAGCCCCGTCGCCACGACGTCGCTCGACGAGTCGGTCGACCGCTCCGTCGAGCGGATGCTCGAAAACGACTACACCGGCCTCGTCGTCACGCCCGAGGACGACGACCGGAAAGTCGAGGGCATCCTCACCAAAACCGACGTGTTGCGGGCACTGACCTACACCGAAGAGGAACACATGGACGTACAGATTACGAACGTCAACCTGCTCGACAACATCTCCCGGGACGCCATCAGGACGGACATCGAGAACGTCGTCGACAAGTACCAGAAGATGCAGGTCCGTCACTCCCACGTCCGGTTCCACGAACACAAGGAGAAACTCCGTGGGACGCCGCTTATCCAGTGTCAGATTCGCCTACGCACCACCAAAGGGCAGATGGCCGGGTCCGGCGAGGGCTACGGCGCGAAACAGGCGTTCAACGTCGCACTCGACAAACTGGAGCGGAACGTACTCGAACTCAAGGGCGTCCAGAGCGACGAGGAGTACCGCGGCCAACTCCTCCGAAAACTGGGCGAACTCTGA
- a CDS encoding outer membrane protein assembly factor BamB family protein, protein MDRREFLAASAGAAVVLAGCSSDSGRALPGDPSGDWTHRAHDARNTGSASVTVPARGTPAWDTGVGGTAAPLVEGGTVYAVASAATALDAETGEQLWRVDPPGRAEYAPALTDELLVVATDQRILGLGRGDGSEQWSVELPRPAGGPVTVAADPPLVTVPLVARRGAAGVLAYDSETGDRLWEASTLSARATAVDDGTVYTTGYKQDGNTGVVRGVSATDGERVWERDLDSPGPSPVVTDAGVVVADGGTLAVHAPSDGTRRRSLGDFGDRIETVPAVADGTAYVTSAERALVAVSVADGETLWRADAGVVADTGVSVGRDAVVASVTNLREYSLAGVAAFERSDGTVRWEHPVEGFDAFPTTPPVLAEGAAFYASNESSGVVALGDLPPTDE, encoded by the coding sequence ATGGACAGACGGGAGTTCCTCGCCGCATCCGCTGGCGCGGCCGTCGTACTGGCTGGGTGTTCGAGCGACTCGGGGCGGGCGTTGCCGGGGGACCCGTCCGGGGACTGGACGCATCGCGCACACGACGCGCGGAACACGGGGTCGGCTAGCGTCACCGTCCCGGCCCGCGGTACGCCTGCGTGGGACACGGGGGTAGGTGGCACTGCAGCACCGCTGGTCGAGGGCGGCACCGTCTACGCCGTCGCGTCGGCAGCGACGGCTCTCGACGCCGAGACGGGCGAGCAGCTGTGGCGGGTCGACCCTCCGGGGCGTGCCGAGTACGCACCCGCACTGACCGATGAGTTGCTGGTCGTCGCGACGGACCAACGGATTCTCGGACTCGGACGGGGCGACGGGAGCGAGCAGTGGTCGGTGGAACTCCCACGGCCAGCAGGGGGGCCGGTCACCGTCGCCGCCGACCCGCCGCTCGTCACGGTCCCGCTCGTGGCGCGGCGGGGTGCCGCGGGGGTGCTCGCGTACGACAGCGAGACCGGCGACCGGTTGTGGGAGGCGTCGACACTCTCCGCGAGGGCGACCGCAGTCGACGACGGGACGGTGTACACGACCGGTTACAAGCAGGACGGGAACACGGGGGTCGTACGGGGGGTGTCGGCCACTGATGGAGAGCGGGTGTGGGAACGGGACCTCGACAGTCCCGGCCCGTCCCCCGTGGTGACGGACGCCGGGGTGGTGGTCGCCGACGGCGGGACGCTGGCCGTTCACGCCCCCAGCGACGGGACGCGACGGCGGTCGCTCGGCGATTTCGGTGATCGCATCGAGACAGTGCCCGCCGTGGCCGACGGGACGGCGTACGTCACGTCGGCGGAGCGGGCACTCGTCGCGGTGTCGGTCGCGGACGGCGAAACCCTGTGGCGCGCGGACGCGGGTGTCGTCGCCGACACGGGCGTCAGCGTCGGCCGTGATGCGGTGGTCGCGTCGGTGACGAACCTCCGAGAGTACAGCCTCGCCGGCGTCGCCGCCTTCGAGCGGTCCGACGGCACCGTCCGATGGGAGCATCCCGTCGAGGGGTTCGACGCGTTTCCCACCACCCCACCGGTCCTCGCGGAGGGGGCGGCGTTCTACGCGAGCAACGAGAGCAGCGGCGTCGTCGCACTCGGTGACCTTCCACCCACGGACGAGTGA
- a CDS encoding ATP-binding protein, translated as MERDEDVAPMEDFGAILDRVTDAFVGLDRNWQFTYLNERGKTAVCEAAGTEYTVEELRGQSIWDVVPEAADTDFYDEYHRAMETQSTRTFKEYYGPLSTWFEVRAYPSDTGLSVFLRDVTEQHEQRQELKHRETVLREVYGVISDQSLDFEARVEGLLAIGTRELGTEYGTLSRIRDGEYVFEVVKAPEGTVQEGERVDIEETHCERVVAEEEALVAEDIGADYPDLAENAGFTEWGIACYVGSPVIVDGEVYGTFCFYDTDSRDGSFSEWAVTLTELMGRWVGAALERRITEERLETQNERLERFATLVSHDLRNPLSVAATRLELLEEEHESEHTAAIRGAHKRMETLISDILTMARVGESVEDVTEVSLAAAAHEAWETVPTGDATLEAESRVSIEADAQRLRQLFENLFRNAVEHGGPDVTVTVGHTGDGFYVADDGPGIPESERDTVFEFGYSTAEDGTGVGLSLVAEIAAAHGWTARVTEGTDSGARFEFEAASDTAPRGVTNE; from the coding sequence ATGGAACGTGACGAAGACGTCGCTCCAATGGAAGACTTCGGGGCGATTCTGGACAGAGTGACCGACGCGTTCGTCGGCCTAGACCGGAACTGGCAGTTCACCTATCTCAACGAACGCGGGAAGACAGCCGTCTGCGAAGCGGCCGGAACGGAGTACACCGTCGAGGAACTGCGCGGGCAGTCGATTTGGGACGTGGTTCCCGAAGCCGCCGACACGGATTTTTACGATGAGTACCACCGAGCCATGGAGACGCAGTCGACGCGCACGTTCAAGGAGTATTACGGCCCGCTCTCGACGTGGTTCGAGGTGCGGGCGTATCCCTCGGACACGGGCCTCTCGGTGTTCCTGCGTGACGTGACCGAACAACACGAACAGCGGCAGGAACTCAAACACCGGGAGACGGTGTTACGTGAGGTGTACGGCGTCATCTCGGACCAGTCGCTCGACTTCGAGGCGCGTGTCGAGGGACTGTTGGCCATCGGCACGCGGGAGTTGGGGACGGAGTACGGGACGCTCTCGCGGATACGGGACGGCGAGTACGTCTTCGAGGTGGTCAAAGCCCCAGAAGGGACGGTACAGGAGGGTGAAAGGGTCGATATCGAGGAGACGCACTGCGAGCGGGTCGTCGCCGAGGAGGAAGCGTTGGTGGCCGAGGACATCGGCGCGGACTACCCCGACCTCGCCGAGAACGCGGGGTTCACCGAGTGGGGTATCGCCTGCTACGTGGGGTCACCGGTCATCGTCGACGGGGAGGTGTACGGTACCTTCTGTTTCTACGATACAGACTCCCGGGATGGTTCGTTCTCGGAGTGGGCGGTGACGCTCACCGAACTGATGGGGCGGTGGGTCGGCGCGGCGTTGGAGCGGAGAATCACCGAAGAGCGACTGGAGACCCAGAACGAACGGCTCGAACGGTTCGCCACGCTGGTCTCACACGACCTGCGCAACCCGCTCAGCGTGGCCGCGACGCGGCTTGAACTGCTCGAGGAAGAGCACGAGAGCGAACACACCGCGGCGATACGGGGCGCACACAAGCGGATGGAGACGCTCATCTCCGACATCCTGACGATGGCGCGCGTGGGCGAGTCCGTCGAGGACGTGACGGAGGTGAGCCTCGCGGCCGCCGCCCACGAGGCGTGGGAGACGGTGCCCACCGGCGACGCGACGCTCGAAGCCGAATCGCGGGTGTCCATCGAGGCCGACGCCCAACGGCTCCGGCAACTGTTCGAGAACCTCTTTCGCAACGCTGTCGAACACGGTGGTCCGGACGTGACGGTCACCGTCGGCCACACCGGCGACGGCTTCTACGTCGCGGACGACGGGCCGGGCATCCCGGAGAGCGAACGCGACACCGTCTTCGAGTTCGGGTACTCGACGGCCGAAGACGGGACGGGTGTCGGCCTGAGCCTCGTCGCCGAAATCGCGGCGGCTCACGGGTGGACGGCACGCGTCACCGAGGGTACCGACAGTGGTGCCCGCTTCGAGTTCGAGGCGGCCAGTGACACGGCCCCGCGTGGCGTGACCAATGAGTAA
- a CDS encoding HTH domain-containing protein, whose amino-acid sequence MQEPAPSDPIRLELYVRTMSPPGARTRQEDVIGRLHRLEDADHVADTHVQVWGRQIDPTTNAAETDQGQFVLNRIAEFKQWALANNTTLDAFYETREQSSTITGEEYTTIVLPKMGLAEYHGPELAQVTPCAERDGVYTVTDHLDDIRRRVAGNASEQGSAGTSVAEE is encoded by the coding sequence ATGCAAGAACCCGCGCCGTCCGACCCGATACGACTCGAACTCTACGTGCGGACGATGTCGCCGCCGGGGGCCAGAACCCGGCAGGAGGACGTTATCGGCCGTCTCCACCGTCTCGAAGACGCGGACCACGTCGCCGACACCCACGTGCAGGTGTGGGGCCGTCAGATAGACCCGACGACGAACGCCGCAGAGACCGACCAAGGACAGTTCGTCCTGAATCGCATCGCCGAGTTCAAACAGTGGGCACTGGCGAACAACACGACGCTGGACGCCTTCTACGAAACCCGTGAGCAGTCCTCGACCATCACGGGCGAGGAGTACACGACCATCGTCCTGCCGAAGATGGGGCTCGCCGAGTACCACGGCCCAGAACTCGCACAGGTGACACCCTGTGCCGAACGCGACGGCGTCTACACGGTCACCGACCACCTCGACGACATTCGCCGCCGTGTCGCCGGGAACGCGTCAGAACAAGGGTCGGCTGGGACGTCCGTCGCCGAGGAGTAA